From Arachis hypogaea cultivar Tifrunner chromosome 3, arahy.Tifrunner.gnm2.J5K5, whole genome shotgun sequence:
taataataatttgacgATGATAAATATAGTAATTTAGGTTGAAAGCTTGAAAATGTGTGTGATTTTTGTATAAGCCAAGTTTAATGAAATTGCAACCAATTAGGTCCAAAACCAAGTGTAAACATTCCATTCCCATGTGCCCCCATAAAAAATGTTGTGGATCACAAATCAAGGAGAAACACCAGTctaaagtaaaacaaaaaaaatacattcaagttttatcaaaataaaaaaaaatgatcacCAAATCTAagcatcaaacaaaaaaaaataaaagtcatatcctaatattaaaaataaaaatcaaattaaatattgaaTCAGAAAAAAATCAGCATAACAATCCTATTTTTGTGTAAACATTCTAATTTGTTGAAACCACACTTTTTACTGCTAATCATTTTAgcataagaagaagaaaatggaagttttttcttgaagtaaaaaaaaaaaggcagtCAGGTAAGGATTCAAGCTAACTCTATAAGTCATGAATCATTTTTaccatcttatttttcttttgcgtCTCtattctgaattttgaaaaaagagaaCAAAGTCAAGATATTCAACcaaactcaaattttaaaaactttacttttatttaaaaaagattaacgGCCAAAAATTAAAGTAAGGAGAATGAGCACATAGTTTGAGTATTCATGACTTTTTAGTTATACATTCTTTTCTTTCAgttttacattaaattttttatttttcagttttattttttttaaatcaatgaaaaaaaattttgagaggTATAAGTAAAAGTAATTaagagaaaaggcaaagagaataatCATAAGAGAGAAGtcaaaaaattatttcaatatcttttgtatgtatttctgttttgtATTATCTTGACAAGATTTTCTTGTCAAGTTGGGTGAGTATTTAGTGGTTAAAAAAGTCTAAAGGTGAACCTAGCCAAATAAAATTTTGGTAGAAGTTTGGTTTGTCCCTGAAAGAATTATTAGGAATTAGTgtttataatatctgaaaaagATAATGAAAATTTTACCACGTGATTAGGTCACTTTATACTTAGTGGTTGAACTAGGATATTTAGCTGTGTCCTTTACTCTTCTCTACTCTGTTTAAATCATTTGATATaagacaaaataaatttttttcccgCATAATCAATCTGGCAGACATCATAGCAACAATGTATTCAAAAGTAATGTGTTTACTTTATTACTGATTAATAGtcaagagataaaataaaattattccttGCATAATCTTAAAGTGTTCAAGTTTAAAAGATGCCATAAATTTAATCTCTTTCTCTAGGCTATTAAAAACTTTTAATTGGTACCAAAGCCCAATATCAATAGATTTAATGACTAATAATATGGATATAAACATTATGATTTATACACTCACTAAAAATCAgtctcataataataattatcatttatatcatgtgtatataaaaaataaatcactaaattagttatcaatataaaatatatattaaaatataaaatatatatttaaaataaattaataatatatatttatatacaaatatataatgattgattTTTTCTATATAACATAATATGTTATTTTTGAATAATcattaaaataacaaatataattgaACAATTGTAAAATTGACTAATTGGCTGCAAAAATACTCCatcaacatatcaaaattaaaccatCACCTCCTAACAAATTTCATACTCCACTAAAGTGGTGTTTAGGACATAATCAAAACAGTAAAAGATAAAAAGGTGGTGGCTTCACGCTTGTCTGACAACGTTGTTGTAATCACGAAGAAGAATAACTAACCTTCAAGCCACCGGCTTAACGCCAAAAATTCCTAATTTTGAAATTTACCCCATCCCCTATGGATAGGACAATCCATAAGAACAAGTAACAACACAACGACCCTTCTGGTTGGTGTTTTTAGAGAGTTCGAAGGGGCAAGTTTTGTTTTTTTGCGGAGTTTCGTCTCTACTGTTTCTCAATTTCAAAACCCACAAAGGATAAGCGTTTCGTTTGATTGTTACTTTGGCTTCTTCTGTTTTGCTGACACCACTAACATGGTTTTTGGTGAGggttcttcgtcttcttctcgCAACTGCTTCCGCGTTTTCCGAATTCTCTCTTATATATTTTGTGCTGAATTGGGTACGGAGAAAACGATTTACTCATCTGTTTCTGAGCTAAGAAGACTTCACTTTTAAGCTTCTGATCAAGATTCTGAATTTGGGGTTCTCTGGCAGGTTCTTAAGAATAAGAATCATAAGGTTTTATgtttttttctctttgttgctTTGTTCTTGTCTCATCCTATTTTTCTCATGCGAGATGCACTAGTTGTGATTTTAATGTGTGTTTTTGTGTCATAATAATCATAATGCATTTGTTAGGTCTTTGAAGCTCGTCCTATTTATTATTCAAACCTAaagtttgattattttttaatcaagttTTTATTCATTACCATTTCATTATCTCCAAATTCTTTATATTGTTGTTACTGGTATGTTCTTTGCTACAAGGTATTTACTATGCAAGAAGAAGGTTCATCTTCTGTAACTTCGTTGTCCCTGCAATCCGCTTCAACGATGTCACTTTCACCTAGCTTGGGATCTCCACACCCCATGCTCAGGGAACTGAGATCTGAGGAAAGGGGTTTGTGCTTAATCCATTTGCTTCTCACTTGTGGAAATCATGTAGCTGCTGGGAATGTTGAAACTGCAAATGTTTTACTTGGGCAAAGTTCCATGCTTGCCTCTACAGAGGGCGATACTATGCAACGGATAGCGGCCTATTTTACTGAAGCACTTGCTGATCGGATGCTTAAGGCATGGCCCGGGCTCCATAGGGCCCTCAACTCAACTAGAATAATCATGGTTTCTGAAGAAGTTCTCACTCGAAAgcttttttatgaaatttttccTTTTATGAAGATAGCATTTGTTCTGACAAATCAAGCTATCATTGAGGCGATGCAAGGCGAAAAAATGATTCATATAATTGATCTTAATGCTGTTGAATCTGCGCAGTGGCTTGCACTCTTCCAAATTCTGAGTGCACGTCCTGAAGGTCCACCTCATTTGAGAATCACTGGTGTTCATCATAAGAAAGAGATTCTAGACCAAATAGCTTATAGACTGGTTGAAGAAGCAGAGAAGTTGGATATTCCATTCCAGTTTAACCCTGTAGTCAGCAAATTAGAGAGcctagattttgaaaaacttcGTGTGAAAACTGGAGAGGCACTCGCTATAATTTCCATGCTCCAATTGCATTCACTTTTGGCTTGCGACGACGAAGGGAGAAGAAATCCTCATTTAGCTGGAACCTCAAATGCAATTCCCCGGCAAAGAAGGCAGCCTATGTTCCAAAGCTCATCGAGTGAGAAAGATACGGCCAATGAATATGCGCCTAGTCCTGACTCATCCTCATCGTTAACTACTTCAAATTCAAAGCATATGGAGAGCTTTCTTAATGCATTATGCGGATTATCACCAAAGGTTATGGTTGTAACTGAACAGGACTCCAATCACAATGGTTTGACTCTTATGGAGAGGCTACTAGAAGCTCTATACTCTTATGCTGCACTATTTGATTGCTTGGAGTGCAGGCTGCCAAGGACATCATTGGAGAGATTAAGGGTTGAGAAGATGCTTTTCGGTGAGGAAATCAAGAACATTGTCGCGTGCGAGGGATTTGAACGAAGGGAAAGGCACGAGAAGCTGGATAAGTGGATCCAGAGATTTTATTTGGCTGGATTTGGTAACATGCCCTTAAGCTATTTTGGTATGCTGCAAGCAAAGAGGTTCTTGCAGAGCTATAGATGTGACGGATACAAAATGAGAGAGGAAAATGGTTGTGTATTAATTTGTTGGCAAGATAGGCCCTTGTTTTCAGTATCAGCTTGGAGATCTCGAAAGTAATACAGAATCCAGGAAAAGGGAAAAAATAAGGAAGAAGTATCGATAGTATAGTCTTTGTCAGTTgtattcatgtgaagttgattaGTCAAATCTGTTAAATCATTTAATGGTTTTtgaatatcaacttcacatgaaaacaaTTAACTGCATGCGAGTTatatctttagtttttttttttttacttttcttttgccTTTTTAGTTTATATTAAAGTGTTTTCTCTATATGATAATGAGTGATGACTATTAAAGGATGAAATAAAGTTCTGTTCTGTAGTTTCATTGTTTGGTGGTGCTtctcattttgatttttgaaaatctctTGCAAAATCTAAAACGTAAGTTGAGCATGGACTTGTTTTAATTATTTCCTTGTTTAATGCAAGTTGGTTTTTCAAATTCTCAAATATTTTACCTGTTAGATCTCTTTTCAGCAAATATAGCAAGTTGACTTCTTAGTGGACTTGGATCAAATCATGAATAATTATTGCCTCAAATTGGATGCATTGTACTTTGTTTTGTGCTCCACACATATTTGGTGGTTCATTACTTCCATTATATGCACttttttttagctttttgctGTTTTTATCATATTGAGTTATTGACTATCTCAAAAATGGTTAAATGTCATGTTTCCATTATAATATCAATATGACTTCAATGCTCACCATTGGTGTGTATTGAGGAAACCAAGTCACACCATAATTTCTATCATCATTTGGAGATagaaagaaatttattttggttggaacaattaaagttttttttgttttgtttttttctccATTGTACTACAAGCATCTCTCAATTGGAAACAATCTTGATGGAGTATTTGGGATTTTATTAGTATGATtctttaaagttttaataacaGTTTTTTCCTTACTTGGAGATTGAATCAAGAACGCTAGTTTAAAGGAAGGAGCATTTGCTAAGGTTTTCCATCGAAATGTTATTTGCCGATTTCATtcgtaataaaattaattatatatattttgttttaatgaAAAATTGATAACGAATTGTGTACTCGCATGTTTCTATGTTTTCGGATTTACAACAATAATtatcagaaaaacaaaataatataaagaaCAATAAGAGAAAAACAAATGACAATAGtagaaaattatattataattatcagtaaattaaaaagatatatttaaattttataaaggaaacaaataatttaaaacttTCAAGAATACAAACGTAACACTTATACCTAGTTGAATTGTATTATAGATCGGATCAATGCTTTGAACTTTGAATTAAACGAAATACATCCAACCACTTTATGCTCTTAGCTGGCTAAacccaaactaaaaaaaaatattaccagaaaattattattagaatttttacataaaaacaaCCGTTTgagaatcattaaataatttaatatatttgactaaTTAAACTACTCAACATATTTTATTCACATcttaattacttaaaaatatctttatataaatAATCACTTTATAAAAAATAGTTGAACCTATTTGTTCcgaaaattacctgaaattaggTTATTTTGAACCTGAACATGAGGTCTAAATTTCTTTTGTGGTAGCATCCGACGTCTACTGATATTGAGGTGCCGTCACCCAAGTTCTTCGTGAAGAGGTAAAAGGTGATACCTGTAAGGGACTTCAATACTTAACTTAGTAAGTgtttaagtaggtttttagtaaATTAGGTTCAAAATATATCTGAAGGTGTCAAAGTATTCATAATTGTAGAAGTAGAATCGATAATCACCTTTTAGAATAGTTCCATTTTTGATAGTAGATAACAgttcttttttgttaaaaaaattattaaaattttctttttaaatgaaTAGGAAAGATAATAGAAATTAATTACTAATTCAGACAAATAAAGCTTATATAATATGGTCGCATCCGACCTCTATGAAGTCGAATAGGTATGATCCAATCAATATCTATTTaattgagttttatttattttggacCTGATTTAAGTAGCCAGCCAGAATATACACACTATCTTTTCGTATACTTTTAAGACTAAACCATGTCATTCTGTCGTCAACATCTTTCCTAGTAGAAAATCTTCATTTGAACATAGCATAAGGATGAAAAAAGACACCAAATAATATTAATGTATCATGAACTTGCATGTATCAATTTATACCAAGATAAATATCATGTTTTACGTATGCTTTTATTCAAACATTGTTACTGTTCTTCGCCAACATAGAAGAACACTTTttgctaattaattaataagaagATCATTATTATTGCCAATTTACAACCAGAAGATACTTTATTGTTTATTATCCACATGGCAGTTCAAGCTAAGTGATAGGCTCTTCATATCTTCATGACCTTTTAGTAGTTCGGTGGTATCTTAATGGCTGAAACAATAATGATATCGAAAGTATTAgtacatatataaaaattaaactcataatcTAATAAATCTTTGTCTTAGTAGTCTGAAATAAAAGAACAGAGAAAATTTctctgttttaaaataaaattagttatttctataTGTCTTgcaacaaaaaaattgaataattatccTTTGGCATAGATAaagatatacataaaaataaaataaaaaataaagacacaaattttatatatatatatatatatataaatatatatatatatgttgggaataagacacaattcccccttgagaaaacacctttgacagagaaataaaatagacacaatcacaacacaagaatttaacgtggaaactccaattaccggagaaaaaaccacggccgttgtcaaatgacaaccagagaatatcactatgtgaaaattgttacaacacatagacttctttctctcaccggcaccccagtacacccacactctttcaaagcaaatatctaactacacctcacaacactctctaatcaaagagtacagaggaaaagaaaaatcagatacaagcttaaagtgtttctgactggtgcaaaaacaaatggagaacttagcctcatatttatagcctaggccacccactccatttgctatcctaagcaatgtgggactaattcaaccaaatcctaacaatctccaccttgattgaaatagtcacacatcttcagcttccattgtcaacaccgacaattctttgctgccattgtctataccgacaatcatagttcagagaactatcatactccaccatgaaagtatactcacttggaattagaccactccaagaatttcgccttggtacagatcgaaaccttgctgaaaattcatggtgcaacttccaaattggcttttcctggaagttcttcagccatcgacctaactccgccacacaccttgcatctcaacgccaaccaatgcccgtgtgcaattgtggacctgattgccacaactcatccttatccatggcagtgcggtaataccatgaggatacttcttgtcttctagagaacatcatcttctctcatagagagagcaaccagagatcttctccttcaacgccttgtgcaaacctgattgtatcaacacatcattgacttgtacttgccacaagccaaaattgattcttccatcaaatttctctatttcaagcttcacagcacttga
This genomic window contains:
- the LOC112789246 gene encoding scarecrow-like protein 3 gives rise to the protein MQEEGSSSVTSLSLQSASTMSLSPSLGSPHPMLRELRSEERGLCLIHLLLTCGNHVAAGNVETANVLLGQSSMLASTEGDTMQRIAAYFTEALADRMLKAWPGLHRALNSTRIIMVSEEVLTRKLFYEIFPFMKIAFVLTNQAIIEAMQGEKMIHIIDLNAVESAQWLALFQILSARPEGPPHLRITGVHHKKEILDQIAYRLVEEAEKLDIPFQFNPVVSKLESLDFEKLRVKTGEALAIISMLQLHSLLACDDEGRRNPHLAGTSNAIPRQRRQPMFQSSSSEKDTANEYAPSPDSSSSLTTSNSKHMESFLNALCGLSPKVMVVTEQDSNHNGLTLMERLLEALYSYAALFDCLECRLPRTSLERLRVEKMLFGEEIKNIVACEGFERRERHEKLDKWIQRFYLAGFGNMPLSYFGMLQAKRFLQSYRCDGYKMREENGCVLICWQDRPLFSVSAWRSRK